In Actinomadura luzonensis, a single window of DNA contains:
- a CDS encoding phosphoenolpyruvate carboxylase, with protein MIDQGLERRSAAVTEMPDELRHDVRLLGKLLGQVLAEQGGEDLLADVERLRKAVIAARKGEISADVITDMVAGWEIERAVEVARAFTCYFHLANLAEEHYRIRTLRERDAEGRVQRESLAQAVHELGHDRVTELLDGLELHPVLTAHPTEARRRAVVTAIQRVSHQLTEYNTPGRGASERAESKRRMLEEIDLLWRTAQLRSTKLDPLDEVRTAMAAFDETLFRMVPQVYRALDAALDPATGTRPPQARPFIRYGSWIGGDRDGNPYVTAKVTRETIQIQSEHVLAALETACARIARTLTASAQFAPCSPELKTALAEAVAAHPETVSELATRSPREPHRQWLLFVAARIAATQRRHLDLAYRSPAELLTDLRLAQDSLAASAPRQAYGELQHLIWQVETFGFHLAELEVRQHSQVHASALEELRAGGELSERTEEVLATIRVISWIQERFGTTACSRYVVSFTRSADDIAAVYELARHALGDRAPVLDVVPLFESGQDLANSPDVLSGMLEIPEMRQRLADNGRRMEIMLGYSDSAKELGPAAATLRLYEAQEALTRWAAEHDVKLRMFHGRGGALGRGGGPANRAVLAQAPGSVAGRFKVTEQGEVIFARYGHIAIARRHLEQVTNAVLLASSPTVSTRTAAAAERFRGLAERVAVASEQAYRALTEAPGFPEWFGLVSPLEEIGTLRLGSRPARRGLGAPRSLDDLRAIPWVFAWAQTRVNLPGWYGLGTGLAAVGSLDELRAAYAEWPLFNALLDNAEMSLAKTDRSIAKRYLALGGREDFARQVMEEYDRTRDLVLRVTGHTRLLENRKVLSRAVQLRDPYVDALSHLQLRALRALRTENPSERERDRLSTLLLLSVNGVAAGLQNTG; from the coding sequence ATGATTGACCAGGGGCTCGAACGTCGCAGCGCGGCCGTGACGGAGATGCCGGACGAGCTGCGCCACGATGTGCGGCTGCTCGGCAAGCTGCTCGGCCAGGTGCTCGCCGAACAGGGCGGCGAAGACCTGCTGGCCGACGTCGAACGGTTGCGCAAGGCCGTCATCGCGGCGCGCAAGGGCGAGATCTCGGCCGATGTGATCACCGACATGGTCGCCGGTTGGGAGATCGAGCGGGCGGTCGAGGTCGCCCGCGCTTTCACCTGCTACTTCCACCTGGCCAACCTGGCCGAGGAGCACTACAGGATCCGCACGCTGCGCGAGCGGGACGCCGAGGGCAGGGTCCAGCGCGAGTCGCTGGCGCAGGCCGTCCACGAGCTGGGCCACGACCGCGTGACCGAGCTGCTGGACGGCCTGGAGCTGCACCCGGTGCTCACCGCGCACCCGACCGAGGCGCGCAGGCGGGCCGTCGTCACCGCCATCCAGCGCGTCAGCCACCAGCTCACCGAGTACAACACTCCCGGCCGCGGGGCCTCGGAGCGCGCCGAGAGCAAGCGGCGCATGCTGGAGGAGATCGACCTGCTGTGGCGCACCGCCCAGCTCCGCTCCACCAAGCTCGACCCGCTCGACGAGGTGCGCACCGCGATGGCCGCCTTCGACGAGACGCTGTTCCGCATGGTGCCGCAGGTCTACCGCGCGCTCGACGCCGCGCTCGACCCGGCGACCGGCACCCGCCCGCCGCAGGCCAGGCCCTTCATCCGGTACGGGAGCTGGATCGGCGGCGACCGCGACGGCAACCCGTACGTGACCGCCAAGGTCACCCGAGAGACCATCCAGATCCAGTCCGAGCACGTGCTGGCCGCGCTGGAGACCGCCTGCGCGCGCATCGCCCGCACGCTGACCGCCTCCGCCCAGTTCGCGCCGTGCTCGCCCGAGCTGAAGACGGCGCTGGCCGAGGCCGTGGCCGCGCACCCGGAGACCGTCTCCGAGCTTGCCACCCGCTCGCCGCGCGAGCCGCACCGGCAGTGGCTGCTGTTCGTGGCCGCGCGCATCGCCGCCACCCAGCGCCGCCACCTCGACCTGGCCTACCGCTCGCCCGCCGAGCTGCTGACGGACCTGCGGCTGGCCCAGGACTCGCTGGCCGCCTCGGCGCCGCGGCAGGCGTACGGGGAGCTGCAGCACCTCATCTGGCAGGTCGAGACGTTCGGCTTCCACCTCGCCGAGCTGGAGGTGCGCCAGCACTCCCAGGTGCACGCGAGCGCGCTGGAGGAGCTGCGGGCCGGCGGCGAGCTGTCGGAGCGCACCGAGGAGGTGCTGGCCACGATCCGGGTGATCTCCTGGATCCAGGAGCGCTTCGGCACCACCGCCTGCTCCCGCTACGTGGTGTCCTTCACCCGCTCGGCCGACGACATCGCGGCCGTCTACGAGCTGGCCCGGCACGCCCTCGGCGACCGCGCGCCGGTGCTGGACGTGGTGCCGCTGTTCGAGTCCGGTCAGGACCTCGCCAACTCGCCGGACGTGCTCAGCGGCATGCTGGAGATCCCCGAGATGCGGCAGCGGCTGGCCGACAACGGCCGGCGCATGGAGATCATGCTCGGCTACTCCGACTCGGCCAAGGAGCTCGGCCCGGCCGCCGCCACCCTGCGCCTGTACGAGGCCCAGGAGGCGCTGACCAGGTGGGCCGCCGAGCACGACGTCAAGCTGCGGATGTTCCACGGCAGGGGCGGCGCGCTCGGCCGCGGCGGCGGCCCGGCCAACCGGGCGGTGCTGGCCCAGGCGCCGGGCTCGGTCGCGGGCCGGTTCAAGGTCACCGAGCAGGGCGAGGTCATCTTCGCCCGCTACGGCCACATCGCGATCGCCCGCCGGCACCTGGAGCAGGTCACGAACGCGGTCCTGCTGGCCTCCTCGCCCACCGTGAGCACCCGGACGGCGGCCGCCGCCGAGCGGTTCCGCGGGCTGGCCGAGCGGGTGGCGGTGGCGTCGGAGCAGGCGTACCGGGCGCTGACCGAGGCCCCGGGCTTCCCCGAGTGGTTCGGCCTGGTCAGCCCGCTGGAGGAGATCGGCACGCTGCGGCTCGGCTCGCGGCCGGCCCGGCGCGGCCTTGGCGCGCCGCGCTCGCTGGACGACCTGCGGGCGATCCCGTGGGTCTTCGCCTGGGCGCAGACCCGGGTCAACCTGCCCGGCTGGTACGGCCTCGGCACCGGCCTCGCCGCCGTCGGCTCGCTGGACGAGCTGCGGGCGGCGTACGCGGAGTGGCCGCTGTTCAACGCGCTGCTGGACAACGCCGAGATGTCGCTGGCCAAGACCGACCGCTCGATCGCCAAGCGCTACCTGGCGCTCGGCGGGCGCGAGGACTTCGCCCGGCAGGTCATGGAGGAGTACGACCGCACCCGCGACCTGGTGCTCCGCGTGACCGGCCACACCCGGCTGCTGGAGAACCGCAAGGTGCTCTCGCGCGCCGTGCAGCTCCGCGACCCGTACGTGGACGCGCTGTCGCACCTGCAGCTCCGCGCCCTGCGCGCGCTGCGCACCGAGAACCCCTCGGAGCGCGAGCGCGACCGGCTGTCCACCCTGCTGCTCCTGTCGGTGAACGGGGTGGCGGCCGGCCTGCAGAACACCGGCTGA